The Rhinopithecus roxellana isolate Shanxi Qingling chromosome 9, ASM756505v1, whole genome shotgun sequence genome contains a region encoding:
- the NUDT18 gene encoding LOW QUALITY PROTEIN: 8-oxo-dGDP phosphatase NUDT18 (The sequence of the model RefSeq protein was modified relative to this genomic sequence to represent the inferred CDS: inserted 1 base in 1 codon; deleted 1 base in 1 codon; substituted 1 base at 1 genomic stop codon), protein MGHSVALFLTETLGPLLLTGSTGCALLQPLCRSEIPDIQPAKLEDSVHLSNYNRISLKAGVYVPLPTGHVTFITLEWSEKKVIWETINSGNAIVCSRQQRGSGSKGRPRASVTSPGCRVIVAYPCGATRPAGRMTSRSELLQPXGWETSXARGSDRRQNPGGVLGDPARRPPSCRAAPGGPAPSETAAGRPIRAGRGAAQPISGQGSRALPRSRALPRSRAGPACCRRDWERAPEPTLARGSAQPVCEYPGRRPPGDPMASEGLTGALAAVLAGQGPSVQSCDSAPAGEPPVPVRLRKNVCYVVLAVFLSEQDEVLLIQEAKRECWGSWYLPAGRMEPGETIVEALQREVKEEAGLHCEPETLLSVEERGPSWVRFVFLARPTGGILKTSKEADAESLQAAWYPRSSLPTPLRAHDILHLVELAAQYRQQARHPVILPQELPCDLVCQRLVVTFTSAQTVWVLVGTVGIPHLPVTACGLDPVEQRGGMKMAILRLLQECLTLHHLVVEIKGLLGLQHLGRDHSDGICLNVLVTVAFRSPGIQDEPPKIRGENFFWWKVTEEDLQSQLLKRLQGSSVVPVNR, encoded by the exons ATGGGGCACTCGGTGGCACTGTTCCTCACAGAGACCCTCGGGCCTCTGCTGCTCACAGGGTCTACCGGCTGTGCTCTGCTGCAGCCCCTCTGTCGCTCAGAAATCCCAGACATACAACCAGCCAAGCTGGAA GACTCCGTCCATCTCTCCAACTACAACAGAATCTCCTTGAAGGCAGGGGTTTACGTCCCCCTCCCCACAGGCCACGTGACATTTATTACTCTTGAATGGAGTGAGAAGAAAGTTATTTGGGAGACGATCAACTCCGGCAATGCCATCGTGTGTTCACGGCAACAGCGGGGCAGTGGGTCCAAGGGGCGGCCCCGGGCCTCCGTGACGTCACCGGGC TGTCGCGTCATAGTCGCCTACCCCTGCGGCGCAACGCGCCCTGCAGGAAGGATGACGTCACGGTCGGAGCTCCTGCAGC ACGGCTGGGAGACGTCCTGAGCGCGCGGGAGTGACAGGCGGCAGAACCCGGGCGGGGTCCTCGGGGATCCGGCCCGGCGCCCACCCAGTTGCCGGGCGGCCCCGGGTGGCCCCGCCCCTTCGGAGACTGCCGCGGGCCGGCCAATCCGGGCAGGCCGCGGCGCCGCGCAGCCTATCAGTGGCCAGGGCTCGCGTGCGCTTCCGCGTTCGCGTGCGCTTCCGCGTTCTCGTGCGGGACCGGCCTGCTGCCGCAGGGACTGGGAGAGGGCGCCGGAGCCCACGCTCGCCCGCGGCTCGGCTCAGCCAGTCTGCGAGTACCCAGGCCGCCGCCCCCCAGGGGACCCGATGGCCTCGGAGGGCCTGACGGGAGCGCTGGCTGCCGTGCTGGCGGGCCAGGGGCCGAGCGTGCAGAGCTGCGACTCGGCGCCAGCCGGGGAGCCGCCGGTGCCCGTGCGGCTGCGGAAGAACGTGTGCTACGTGGTGCTGGCCGTGTTCCTCAGCGAGCAG GATGAGGTGCTACTGATCCAGGAGGCCAAGAGGGAGTGCTGGGGGTCGTGGTACCTGCCTGCGGGGAGAATGGAGCCGGGGGAGACCATCGTGGAGGCGCTGCAGCGGGAGGTGAAGGAGGAGGCGGGGCTGCACTGTGAGCCCGAGACACTGCTGTCCGTGGAGGAGCGGGGCCCCTCCTGGGTCCGCTTCGTGTTCCTCGCTCGCCCCACAG GTGGAATTCTCAAGACTTCCAAGGAGGCCGATGCAGAGTCCCTGCAGGCTGCCTGGTACCCACGGAGCTCCCTGCCCACTCCGCTGCGAGCCCATGACATCCTGCACCTGGTTGAGCTAGCCGCCCAGTATCGCCAGCAAGCCAGGCACCCTGTCATTCTGCCGCAAGAGCTACCCTGTGATCTGGTCTGCCAGCGGCTCGTGGTCACCTTTACCAGCGCCCAGACAGTGTGGGTGTTGGTGGGCACAGTGGGGATTCCTCATTTGCCTGTCACTGCCTGTGGCCTCGACCCTGTGGAGCAGAGGGGTGGCATGAAGATGGCCATCCTGCGGCTGCTGCAGGAGTGTCTGACCCTGCACCACTTGGTGGTGGAGATCAAGGGGTTGCTTGGACTGCAGCACCTGGGCCGAGATCACAGTGATGGCATCTGTCTGAATGTGCTGGTGACCGTGGCTTTTCGGAGCCCAGGGATCCAGGATGAACCCCCAAAGATTCGGGGTGAGAACTTCTTTTGGTGGAAGGTGACGGAGGAAGACCTGCAAAGCCAGCTCCTCAAGCGGCTTCAGGGATCCTCTGTTGTCCCAGTGAACAGAtag
- the HR gene encoding LOW QUALITY PROTEIN: lysine-specific demethylase hairless (The sequence of the model RefSeq protein was modified relative to this genomic sequence to represent the inferred CDS: deleted 2 bases in 2 codons): MESTPSFLKGTWEKTAAENGIVRQEPGSPPRDGLHRGPLCLGEPAPFWGGFPSTSDSWLPPGFPQGPKDMLPLVEGEGPQNGERKVNWLGSKEGLRWKEAMLTHPLAFCGPACPPRCGPLMPEHGGGHLKSDPVAFRPWSCPFLLETKILERAPFWVPTCLPPYLVSGLPPERPRDWPLAPHPWVHSGGQPKVPSAFSLGSKGFYHKDPSILRLAKEPLAAAEPGLLGLNPGGHLQRAGKAERPSLHQRDGEMGAGRQQNPCPLFLGQPDTVPRTPWPAYHPGLVHTLGNVWAGPSGGSLGYQLGPPATPRCPSPEPPITQRGCCSSYPPTKDGGLGPCGKCQEGLEGGASGASEPSEEVNKASGPRACPPSHHTKLKKTWLTRHSEQFECPRGCPEAEERPVAQLRALKRAGSPEIQGAVGGPAPKRPPDPLPGTAEQGAGGWQEVRDTSIGNKQADSGQHDDQRGPRDGQASLQDPGLQDIPCLALPAKLAQCQSCAQAAGEGGGLAGHFQQVRRSPLGGEPQQEEDTAANSSSEEGPGSGPDGGLSTGLAKHLLSGLGDRLCRLLRREREALAWAQREGQGPAVTEDNPGIPRCCSRCHHGLFNTHWRCPRCSHRLCVACGRVAGAGRAREKAGSREQSTEECTQEAGHAACSLMLTQFVSSQALAELSTAMHQVWVKFDIRGHCPCQADARVWAPGDAGQQKELTQKMPPTPQPSCNGDTHRTKSIKEETPDSTETPAEDRAGQAPLPCPSLCELLASTAVKLCLGHERIHMAFAPVTPALPSDDRITNILDSIIAQVVERKIQEKALGPGLRAGPGLRKGLGLPLSPVRPRLPPPGALLWLQEPRPRPRRGFHLFQKHWRQGQPVLVSGIQRTLQGNLWGTEALGALGGQVQALSPLGPPQPTSLGSTAFWEGFSWPELRPKSDEGSVLLLHRALGDEDTSRVENLAASLPLPEYCAHHGKLNLASYLPPGLALRPLEPQLWAAYGVSPHRGHLGTKNLCVEVADLVSILVHAEAPLPAWHRAQKDFLSDLDGEGLWSPGSQVSTVWHVFRAQDAQRIRRFLQMVCPAGAGALEPGAPGSCYLDAGLRRRLREEWGVSCWTLLQAPGEAVLVPAGAPHQVQGLVSTVSITQHFLSPETSALSAQLCHQGSSLHPDCRLLCAQMDWAVFQAVKVAVGTLQEAK; encoded by the exons ATGGAGAGTACGCCCAGCTTCCTGAAGGGCACCTGGGAGAAGACGGCCGCAGAGAACGGCATCGTCAGACAGGAGCCCGGCAGCCCGCCTCGAGATGGCCTGCACCGTGGGCCGCTGTGCCTGGGAGAGCCTGCTCCCTTTTGGGGGGGCTTCCCAAgcacctcagactcctggcttcCCCCTGGCTTCCCCCAGGGCCCCAAGGACATGCTCCCGCTCGTGGAGGGCGAGGGCCCCCAGAATGGGGAGAGGAAGGTCAACTGGCTGGGCAGCAAAGAGGGACTGCGCTGGAAGGAGGCCATGCTTACCCATCCGCTGGCATTCTGTGGGCCAGCGTGCCCACCTCGCTGTGGCCCCCTGATGCctgagcatggtggtggccaTCTCAAGAGTGACCCTGTGGCCTTCCGGCCCTGGAGCTGCCCTTTCCTTCTGGAGACCAAGATCCTGGAGCGAGCTCCCTTCTGGGTGCCCACCTGCTTGCCACCCTACCTAGTGTCTGGCCTGCCCCCAGAGCGTCCACGTGACTGGCCCCTGGCCCCACACCCCTGGGTACACTCCGGGGGCCAGCCCAAAGTGCCCTCTGCCTTCAGCTTAGGCAGCAAG GGCTTTTACCACAAGGATCCGAGCATTCTCAGGTTGGCAAAAGAGCCCTTGGCAGCTGCGGAACCTGGGTTGTTGGGTTTAAACCCTGGGGGGCACCTGCAGAGAGCCGGCAAGGCCGAACGTCCTTCACTGCACCAGAGGGATGGAGAGATGGGAGCTGGCCGTCAGCAGAATCCTTGCCCACTCTTCCTGGGGCAGCCAGACACTGTGCCCCGGACCCCCTGGCCCGCTTATCACCCAGGCCTCGTTCATACTCTTGGCAACGTCTGGGCTGGACCAAGCGGTGGGAGCCTTGGGTACCAGCTGGGGCCACCAGCCACACCAAGGTGCCCCTCTCCCGAGCCACCTATCACCCAGCGGGGCTGCTGCTCATCCTATCCACCCACTAAAGATGGGGGTCTTGGCCCTTGTGGGAAGTGCCAGGAGGGCCTGGAGGGGGGTGCCAGTGGAGCCAGCGAACCCAGTGAGGAAGTGAACAAGGCCTCTGGCCCCAGGGCCTGCCCCCCCAGCCACCACACCAAACTGAAGAAGACATGGCTCACACGGCACTCAGAGCAGTTTGAATGTCCACGCGGCTGCCCTGAGGCCGAGGAGAGGCCGGTTGCTCAGCTCCGGGCCCTCAAAAGGGCAGGCAGCCCGGAGATCCAAGGAGCAGTGGGCGGCCCAGCCCCCAAGCGGCCACCAGACCCTCTCCCAGGCACTGCAGAACAGGGGGCTGGGGGTTGGCAGGAGGTGCGGGACACATCAATAGGGAACAAG CAGGCGGACTCGGGACAGCATGATGACCAGAGAG GACCCCGAGatggccaggccagtctccagGACCCAGGACTTCAGGAcataccatgcctggctctccCTGCAAAACTGGCTCAATGCCAAAGTTGTGCCCAGGCagctggagagggaggagggctggCCGGCCACTTTCAGCAAGTGCGGAG ATCACCTTTGGGAGGGGAACCACAGCAGGAGGAAGACACAGCCGCCAACTCCAGCTCTGAGGAAGGCCCAGGGTCCGGCCCTGATGGTGGGCTCAGCACAGGCCTCGCCAAGCATCTGCTCAGTGGTCTGGGGGACCGACTGTGCCGCCTGCTGCGGAGGGAGCGGGAAGCCCTGGCCTGGGCCCAGCGGGAAG GCCAAGGGCCAGCCGTGACAGAGGACAACCCAGGCATTCCACGCTGCTGCAGCCGTTGCCACCACGGACTCTTCAACACCCACTGGCGATGTCCCCGTTGCAGCCACCGGCTGTGTGTGGCCTGCGGTCGTGTGGCAGGCGCTGGGCGGGCCAGGGAGAAAGCAG GCTCTCGGGAGCAGTCCACGGAGGAGTGCACGCAGGAGGCTGGGCACGCTGCCTGTTCCCTGATGCTGACCCAGTTTGTCTCCAGCCAGG ctttgGCAGAGCTGAGCACTGCAATGCACCAGGTCTGGGTCAAGTTTGATATCCGGGGGCACTGCCCCTGCCAAGCTGATGCCCGGGTGTGGGCCCCCGGGGATGCAGGCCAGCAG AAGGAATTGACACAGAAAATGCCCCCAACTCCACAACCTTCGTGCAATGGCGACACCCACAGGACCAAGAGCATCAAAGAGG AGACCCCCGATTCCACTGAGACCCCAGCAGAGGACCGTGCTGGCCAAGCACCCCTGCCTTGTCCTTCTCTCTGCGAACTGCTGGCTTCTACCGCGGTCAAACTCTGCTTGGGCCATGAGCGAATACATATGGCCTTCGCCCCCGTCACTCCGGCCCTGCCCAGT GACGACCGCATCACCAACATCCTGGACAGCATTATCGCACAGGTGGTGGAACGGAAGATCCAGGAGAAAGCCCTGGGGCCGGGGCTTCGAGCTGGCCCGGGCTTGCGCAAGGGCCTGGGCCTGCCTCTCTCTCCAGTGCGGCCCCGACTGCCTCCCCCGGGGGCTTTGCTGTGGCTGCAGGAGCCCCGGCCT AGGCCTCGGCGTGGCTTCCACCTCTTCCAGAAGCACTGGAGGCAGGGCCAG CCTGTGTTGGTGTCAGGGATCCAAAGGACACTGCAGGGCAACCTGTGGGGAACAGAAGCTCTTGGGGCGcttggaggccaggtgcaggCGCTGAGTCCCCTCGGGCCTCCCCagcccaccagcctgggcagcacagcattCTGGGAGGGCTTCTCCTGGCCTGAGC TTCGCCCAAAGTCAGACGAGGGCTCTGTCCTGCTGCTGCATCGAGCTCTGGGGGATGAGGACACCAGCAG GGTGGAGAACCTAGCTGCCAGCCTGCCACTCCCGGAGTACTGCGCCCACCATGGAAAACTCAACCTGGCTTCCTACCTCCCACCTGGCCTTGCCCTGCGTCCACTGGAGCCCCAACTCTGGGCAGCTTATG GTGTGAGCCCACACCGGGGACACCTGGGGACCAAGAACCTCTGTGTGGAGGTGGCTGACCTGGTCAGCATCCTGGTGCACGCTGAGGCACCACTGCCTGCCTGGCACCGGGCACAGAAAG ACTTCCTTTCAGACTTGGACGGGGAGGGGCTCTGGTCTCCGGGCAGCCAGGTCAGCACTGTGTGGCACGTGTTCCGGGCACAGGACGCCCAGCGCATCCGCCGCTTTCTCCAGATG GTGTGCCCGGCCGGGGCAGGCGCCCTGGAGCCTGGCGCCCCAGGCAGCTGCTACCTGGATGCAGGGCTGCGGCGGCGCCTGCGGGAGGAGTGGGGCGTGAGCTGCTGGACCCTGCTCCAGGCCCCCGGAGAGGCCGTGCTGGTGCCTGCAGGGGCTCCCCACCAG GTGCAGGGCCTGGTGAGCACAGTCAGCATCACTCAGCACTTCCTCTCCCCTGAGACCTCTGCCCTCTCTGCTCAGCTCTGCCACCAGGGATCCAGCCTTCACCCTGACTGCCGCCTGCTTTGTGCCCAG ATGGACTGGGCTGTGTTCCAAGCAGTGAAGGTGGCCGTGGGGACATTGCAGGAGGCCAAATAG